From Bacteroidales bacterium, the proteins below share one genomic window:
- the xylE gene encoding D-xylose transporter XylE, whose translation MNKTSINTTYLWSLTLVATLGGLLFGYDTAVISGTVSSLKINFIDPRGLQETAANSLLGFTVSAALVGCIIGGLLGGWIALKMGRRNGLIVAAVLLIISAIGSGFPELLLAPVGNDVSGFLTAFIIYRIIGGVGVGLASMLSPMYIAEISPASKRGNLVSWNQFAIIFGMLVVYFVNYAISLQGSEEWLHSFGWRWMFFSETIPGVIFLILLFFVPESPRWLVMQNKEEKANRILSKINGEKLAREVMEEIRTSVNAVGSSKLFSYGFLVVIIGILLSIFQQFVGINVVLYYAPEIFKNLGNNTDASLLQTIIVGIINLTFTVVAIFTVDRYGRKPLMIIGAIGMAVSMIALGFFFFLEKVGFAALIFMLTYVASFAVSWGPVTWVLLSEIFPNRIRGRAMAVAVAAQWISNYLVSWTFPMMDKSSALNAIFHQGFSYWIYGIMGLLAAWFMWKIVPETRNKTLEQMEGLWKK comes from the coding sequence ATGAATAAAACATCCATCAACACCACTTACCTCTGGAGCCTTACCCTGGTGGCAACCCTTGGCGGACTCCTGTTTGGATATGACACAGCCGTGATTTCCGGGACAGTAAGTTCATTGAAAATCAATTTCATCGACCCCCGTGGCCTGCAGGAAACCGCGGCAAACTCCCTGCTGGGATTTACCGTCTCAGCAGCGTTGGTAGGTTGCATCATCGGTGGACTTTTAGGTGGTTGGATTGCTCTGAAGATGGGAAGACGAAACGGCCTGATTGTAGCGGCAGTCTTATTGATTATCTCTGCCATAGGTTCAGGATTCCCCGAATTATTGTTGGCTCCTGTTGGTAATGATGTTTCCGGATTCCTCACAGCATTCATCATTTATCGCATCATTGGTGGGGTAGGGGTCGGACTCGCCTCTATGCTTTCCCCTATGTATATTGCTGAAATATCGCCGGCTTCTAAAAGAGGCAACCTGGTTTCATGGAATCAGTTTGCCATCATTTTCGGAATGTTGGTAGTTTATTTCGTTAATTATGCCATCTCTCTCCAGGGAAGTGAAGAATGGCTTCATTCCTTTGGCTGGCGCTGGATGTTCTTCTCAGAGACTATCCCGGGAGTTATTTTTCTTATTCTTCTGTTCTTTGTTCCTGAAAGTCCGAGATGGCTAGTAATGCAGAACAAGGAAGAAAAGGCAAACCGTATTCTGTCGAAGATCAATGGCGAAAAACTGGCGCGGGAGGTTATGGAAGAAATCAGAACTTCTGTAAATGCTGTTGGCAGTTCAAAGCTTTTCTCCTACGGATTCCTGGTGGTAATCATAGGTATTTTACTCTCAATTTTCCAGCAATTTGTCGGAATTAATGTTGTGCTGTATTATGCTCCGGAAATCTTCAAAAACCTGGGTAATAATACCGATGCCTCTCTTCTTCAAACCATTATCGTCGGGATTATCAACTTGACTTTCACTGTTGTTGCCATCTTTACAGTTGACCGATACGGCAGAAAGCCATTAATGATTATTGGTGCAATTGGAATGGCTGTTAGTATGATTGCCCTGGGCTTCTTTTTCTTCCTTGAAAAAGTCGGTTTTGCGGCCCTTATTTTCATGCTTACCTATGTTGCATCATTCGCAGTAAGTTGGGGACCAGTTACCTGGGTCCTCCTCTCCGAAATATTCCCTAACCGAATCCGTGGCCGAGCAATGGCTGTAGCAGTTGCTGCACAATGGATTTCCAATTATCTCGTCTCCTGGACCTTCCCTATGATGGATAAGAGCAGCGCCCTCAATGCCATCTTCCACCAGGGGTTCTCCTATTGGATCTATGGAATCATGGGTCTCCTTGCTGCCTGGTTCATGTGGAAGATAGTCCCCGAAACCCGTAATAAAACCCTCGAACAGATGGAAGGGCTTTGGAAGAAGTAG